Proteins encoded within one genomic window of Rossellomorea vietnamensis:
- the rocF gene encoding arginase, whose protein sequence is MKRNISIIGVPMDLGQMRRGVDMGPSAIRYAGIVERLENLGYDIKDLGDIEIGQAERVHNNPDTNLRNLKAVAEASETLAGKVNDVIGSGDFPLIFGGDHSIAIGTLAGVSPHYENLGVIWYDAHGDLNTGDTSPSGNIHGMPLAVSLGIGHEDLTGIGQSSPKIKPENIVIIGARSLDEGERELIKEKGIKVYTMHEIDRLGMTRVMEESIDYLKGRTDGVHLSLDLDGLDPSDAPGVGTPVLGGISYRESHLAMEMLEESGLITSAEFVEVNPILDEKNKTATVAVALMGSLFGEKLL, encoded by the coding sequence ATGAAACGAAATATTTCAATTATTGGTGTACCGATGGATTTAGGTCAAATGCGCAGAGGTGTGGATATGGGACCGAGTGCGATTCGCTATGCCGGTATCGTTGAGCGACTTGAGAATCTCGGATATGACATCAAGGACCTGGGTGATATTGAGATCGGGCAGGCTGAACGTGTACATAATAATCCTGATACAAATTTACGAAATTTGAAAGCGGTTGCTGAAGCGAGTGAAACGCTTGCGGGTAAGGTGAATGATGTCATCGGCAGCGGGGATTTCCCATTGATCTTTGGTGGGGACCACAGTATTGCGATTGGAACATTGGCAGGGGTTTCTCCTCATTATGAGAACTTAGGGGTGATCTGGTATGATGCCCACGGTGATTTGAATACGGGAGATACCTCTCCGTCCGGGAATATTCACGGGATGCCCCTGGCTGTGAGCCTTGGGATCGGCCATGAGGATTTAACGGGTATCGGGCAAAGTTCACCAAAGATCAAGCCGGAGAACATCGTCATCATCGGAGCACGTTCTTTAGATGAAGGAGAAAGAGAGTTAATTAAGGAAAAAGGCATCAAAGTATATACGATGCATGAAATCGACCGCCTGGGAATGACAAGGGTAATGGAAGAATCCATTGATTACTTGAAGGGAAGAACGGATGGGGTTCATCTATCACTTGATTTGGACGGCCTGGATCCAAGTGATGCACCTGGAGTCGGGACGCCTGTCCTTGGTGGGATCAGCTACCGCGAGAGTCATTTGGCGATGGAGATGCTTGAGGAGTCTGGATTGATTACGTCTGCTGAATTCGTGGAGGTAAATCCCATCCTGGATGAGAAGAACAAGACAGCTACGGTTGCCGTTGCGCTGATGGGATCTCTTTTTGGAGAGAAGTTACTATAA
- the pdaB gene encoding polysaccharide deacetylase family sporulation protein PdaB, which yields MNTFHTVNAKKLKQISLIIVISFFTALFVYSSNLSTLSVFSTKDGPKAIYKGEKGVAITFNIGWGDEKAKPILEELKKMNVTSATFFLSGAWAERHPDLVEQIVKQGYEIGNLGYAYSDYTEMEPNKIKQDILKADEIFKKLNVKDVKLLRVPTGHFDKATLKVADSLGLTVVHWSVDSKDWTNPGVEEILNNVSKVKKGDIVLLHASDSAKQTKDALPSIVKELKGKGNFITVSDMISNGDAKSSLIQ from the coding sequence TTGAATACGTTTCACACAGTAAACGCTAAGAAATTAAAGCAAATTAGTTTGATCATCGTGATTTCTTTCTTTACTGCTTTGTTTGTATATAGCAGTAACCTTTCGACACTTTCGGTTTTCAGTACGAAGGATGGTCCGAAGGCGATTTACAAAGGGGAAAAGGGAGTGGCGATCACCTTCAACATTGGTTGGGGAGATGAAAAGGCAAAGCCGATCCTTGAAGAATTAAAGAAAATGAATGTGACATCCGCTACCTTCTTTCTTTCCGGAGCCTGGGCCGAGCGACATCCCGATTTAGTGGAACAAATCGTGAAGCAGGGTTATGAGATCGGAAATCTCGGCTATGCTTATTCCGACTATACGGAGATGGAACCGAACAAGATTAAACAGGACATACTGAAGGCGGATGAGATCTTTAAGAAATTGAATGTGAAAGATGTGAAATTATTACGCGTTCCAACGGGACATTTCGATAAAGCAACGTTGAAGGTCGCCGATTCCCTCGGGTTAACGGTCGTCCACTGGAGCGTGGACTCAAAGGATTGGACCAATCCCGGTGTGGAAGAAATCCTGAATAATGTTAGCAAAGTAAAAAAAGGGGATATCGTTCTGCTTCACGCATCAGATTCAGCTAAACAGACGAAGGACGCCTTGCCGTCCATAGTGAAAGAGCTAAAAGGAAAAGGAAACTTCATCACGGTATCCGACATGATTTCCAACGGTGATGCCAAGTCATCGCTTATACAGTAA
- a CDS encoding KinB-signaling pathway activation protein, translating into MTIRNWIRLFIHTLVIGGAVTGVAALIIRWDQFGPYFQDGNVIGILSSLLWFIFVGFTFSVISQMGYFAYLTIHQFGMGMFKGLWNPVQMVLIALVLFDLIYFRFRAFAVEGESYTPYILLGIGIFVVGLVVAYMKNQQSEAKTNTFVSALFFMIVVTTLEWLPVLLVNSVKWLYLMLLALLACNAFQLLRLPKYIEKSQTERERRQTAKS; encoded by the coding sequence GTGACCATCCGCAATTGGATTCGTTTATTTATTCATACGTTAGTAATCGGTGGAGCCGTTACAGGTGTCGCTGCCCTGATCATAAGATGGGATCAGTTCGGACCATACTTTCAGGACGGTAACGTGATTGGTATATTATCGAGTTTACTTTGGTTCATTTTTGTAGGATTTACATTTAGTGTCATCAGTCAAATGGGCTATTTCGCTTACTTAACCATCCATCAATTCGGGATGGGGATGTTCAAGGGTTTATGGAACCCCGTTCAAATGGTGCTGATCGCCCTTGTGCTGTTCGATTTAATTTACTTCCGATTCAGAGCCTTCGCTGTAGAAGGAGAGTCGTATACGCCTTATATACTGCTCGGGATCGGAATCTTTGTGGTGGGTCTTGTCGTGGCTTACATGAAGAATCAACAATCAGAAGCAAAAACCAACACATTTGTATCAGCCCTATTCTTTATGATCGTTGTGACGACACTCGAATGGCTTCCGGTATTACTGGTGAATTCCGTGAAATGGCTGTATCTTATGCTGCTCGCCCTTCTTGCCTGTAACGCATTCCAACTATTGCGCCTTCCTAAGTACATAGAGAAGTCCCAGACGGAAAGGGAACGCAGGCAAACGGCTAAGAGTTGA
- the gerD gene encoding spore germination lipoprotein GerD, with product MKRYSFLFLLPLLLLSACGGGGDTGSGKMDYEETKKMVVDILKTDDGKKAIQQVMSDEKMKSELIMDQGVVTDTISKTLTSDKGTEFWKKSFEDPKFAEAMAKSMKDGNEKLLKDLMKDPEYQGMMMDLLKDPEFKKELTEVLKSQEYKEHLQKVITETFQSPLFKAKLQDVLLKAAGEIKDGGKSEGSSSQSSGSDQGGSGDSGGTGSGGQ from the coding sequence ATGAAAAGATATTCCTTTCTTTTTCTATTGCCCCTTCTTCTTCTATCCGCTTGTGGCGGTGGTGGGGATACGGGCAGTGGCAAAATGGATTATGAAGAAACCAAAAAGATGGTTGTTGATATATTAAAGACGGATGATGGTAAAAAAGCCATCCAACAAGTCATGTCTGATGAAAAAATGAAGTCAGAGCTTATTATGGATCAGGGTGTGGTAACCGATACGATATCCAAAACCCTCACATCCGATAAGGGAACAGAATTCTGGAAGAAATCCTTTGAAGATCCGAAGTTTGCTGAAGCCATGGCAAAAAGCATGAAGGATGGCAATGAAAAATTGCTCAAAGACCTCATGAAGGATCCTGAGTACCAAGGGATGATGATGGACCTTTTAAAAGATCCGGAATTCAAGAAAGAGCTTACCGAGGTATTAAAGAGCCAGGAATACAAAGAACATCTGCAAAAGGTGATTACAGAAACCTTCCAAAGTCCGTTATTCAAGGCGAAGCTGCAGGATGTTTTATTGAAGGCTGCAGGGGAAATCAAAGATGGCGGAAAAAGTGAAGGCAGCAGCAGTCAATCCTCCGGCAGTGACCAGGGTGGTTCCGGAGACTCCGGTGGTACAGGCAGCGGAGGGCAGTAG
- a CDS encoding Mrp/NBP35 family ATP-binding protein has translation MLSEQQTRELLFGLKDPFLNKTLQETNGVVDISVKEEKNHVSVKIAIAKTGTGEQMQFQQQIVQVLKENGAESVGIRFTELPEEELEKHRGAGGEGTDLLSPASKTTFIAIASGKGGVGKSTVSVNLAVSLARQGKKVGLVDADIYGFSVPDMMGIVKRPVVRGERIIPVERFGVKVISMGFFVEDNAPVIWRGPMLGKMLNNFFSEVEWGDLDYLLLDLPPGTGDVALDLHTMLPHCKEIIVTTPHPTAAFVAARAGAMALQTDHDILGVVENMSYFESKLTGEKEFVFGQGGGEKLTEELRTDLLGKLPLQQPDWDEADFAPSIYAEDHRLGQIYGEIAHKVIEKLS, from the coding sequence ATGTTATCGGAACAACAAACACGCGAACTTTTATTTGGATTGAAAGATCCTTTTTTAAATAAAACTTTACAAGAAACAAATGGTGTTGTAGACATCTCCGTTAAAGAAGAAAAGAACCATGTCAGTGTGAAAATTGCCATCGCCAAAACGGGTACCGGGGAGCAAATGCAATTCCAACAGCAGATTGTACAAGTATTAAAGGAGAATGGAGCGGAATCTGTGGGGATCCGTTTCACCGAGCTTCCGGAAGAGGAGCTTGAAAAGCATAGAGGAGCAGGCGGGGAAGGGACGGACCTGTTATCCCCTGCAAGTAAGACGACCTTCATTGCGATTGCCAGCGGAAAAGGCGGAGTAGGAAAATCAACGGTTTCGGTTAACCTTGCCGTATCACTTGCCCGTCAAGGCAAAAAGGTGGGTCTTGTGGATGCCGATATTTACGGATTCAGTGTTCCCGATATGATGGGGATCGTGAAGAGACCGGTCGTACGCGGGGAAAGAATTATTCCAGTAGAACGATTCGGCGTGAAGGTCATCTCCATGGGGTTCTTCGTAGAGGATAATGCCCCTGTTATTTGGAGAGGGCCGATGCTTGGTAAGATGCTGAATAACTTCTTCTCTGAAGTCGAGTGGGGCGACCTGGATTATTTACTGCTGGACCTGCCACCGGGAACAGGGGACGTTGCTCTGGATCTTCATACAATGCTTCCACACTGTAAGGAAATCATCGTGACGACACCTCATCCGACAGCGGCATTCGTTGCAGCCCGTGCAGGCGCCATGGCCCTTCAAACCGACCATGACATCCTTGGTGTGGTAGAAAACATGTCTTACTTTGAAAGCAAACTGACAGGTGAAAAAGAATTCGTCTTCGGTCAAGGCGGTGGAGAGAAGCTTACAGAAGAGCTCCGTACCGATTTACTTGGCAAGCTTCCACTCCAGCAGCCGGACTGGGATGAAGCGGATTTCGCCCCTTCCATTTATGCAGAGGATCACCGACTCGGTCAGATATATGGGGAAATCGCTCACAAAGTAATTGAAAAACTGTCCTAA
- the cwlD gene encoding N-acetylmuramoyl-L-alanine amidase CwlD, with the protein MVQKLKVIGIISALAILLFIIQYKILDKDTWDSWNLPLSGKIIYIDPGHGGPDGGAGDEKALEKDIALNVSLMIRDYLQEQGALVILTREKDEDLADEGTRGYSRRKVEDLKKRLSLINESQADMFLSIHLNSIPSAKWSGAQTFYNPKYEENKVLAKAIQAELIRNLENTTREAKGLQNVYVLKHAKKSGALVEIGFLSNPGERANLLKEDYQQKIAASVYQGVLNYLTADNEDKEKADEE; encoded by the coding sequence ATGGTTCAGAAACTGAAAGTTATCGGGATAATTTCTGCACTGGCTATTTTATTATTCATCATTCAATATAAAATATTAGACAAAGATACATGGGATTCGTGGAATCTCCCCCTATCAGGAAAGATCATATATATAGATCCGGGACATGGTGGACCGGACGGCGGGGCGGGAGATGAGAAGGCACTGGAGAAGGACATTGCATTGAATGTCTCACTGATGATAAGGGATTATCTTCAGGAACAAGGTGCCCTCGTGATTCTGACGCGTGAGAAGGATGAAGATCTTGCTGATGAAGGTACTAGGGGATACAGCCGAAGAAAAGTGGAAGATCTTAAGAAAAGGCTGAGTTTGATCAATGAATCCCAAGCGGATATGTTTCTCAGCATCCACTTGAATTCGATTCCATCTGCGAAATGGAGCGGGGCCCAGACTTTCTACAATCCAAAGTATGAAGAAAATAAAGTCCTCGCCAAAGCGATCCAAGCAGAGCTGATACGAAATCTGGAAAACACGACCCGGGAAGCAAAGGGTCTGCAAAATGTCTATGTCCTGAAACATGCTAAAAAGTCGGGAGCCCTCGTGGAAATCGGTTTCCTCTCCAACCCGGGAGAGCGTGCCAACCTCCTTAAAGAGGACTATCAGCAAAAGATTGCTGCCTCCGTCTACCAAGGGGTACTCAACTACCTGACCGCGGACAATGAAGACAAAGAAAAAGCTGACGAGGAATAA
- a CDS encoding YbaK family protein encodes MNVITTFNTKRREKQIKTERTLLKEISIKMLQDSVRRHFGYIKVQGGVFMQQGFDEACFDVAIEAYLLGGKISKFGYSGEDTELVKKRCEEEMKHFIDTLYNFWLYWSEMGVSNEVDESFYFCCEHFVETWWSEGYEKGIKRHKLRLH; translated from the coding sequence TTGAACGTTATTACAACTTTCAATACAAAGAGAAGAGAGAAGCAGATCAAGACGGAAAGAACGTTACTGAAAGAAATTTCAATTAAGATGCTGCAGGATAGTGTCAGGCGGCATTTTGGATATATAAAGGTTCAAGGCGGCGTATTCATGCAGCAGGGATTTGATGAGGCGTGTTTTGATGTTGCCATAGAAGCTTACCTCCTTGGAGGGAAAATCAGTAAATTCGGATACTCAGGTGAAGATACTGAATTAGTGAAAAAGCGTTGTGAGGAAGAAATGAAGCATTTCATTGATACCCTTTATAATTTCTGGCTGTACTGGTCTGAGATGGGTGTATCGAATGAAGTAGATGAGTCCTTTTATTTCTGCTGTGAGCATTTTGTGGAAACATGGTGGTCGGAAGGGTACGAAAAAGGCATCAAGCGTCACAAATTACGGTTGCATTAA
- the rpsI gene encoding 30S ribosomal protein S9: MAQVQYYGTGRRKSSVARVRLVPGNGNIVINDREVEVYIPFAALREVIKQPLVATETLGNYDVLVNVNGGGYAGQAGAIRHGIARALLQADPEYRGTLKRAGLLTRDSRMKERKKYGLKGARRAPQFSKR; the protein is encoded by the coding sequence TTGGCTCAAGTTCAATATTACGGAACTGGTCGTCGTAAGAGCTCAGTAGCTCGTGTACGTTTAGTACCAGGTAACGGAAACATTGTTATCAATGATCGTGAAGTAGAAGTTTATATCCCATTCGCAGCACTAAGAGAAGTAATTAAGCAACCATTAGTTGCAACTGAAACTCTTGGTAACTATGACGTTTTAGTAAACGTTAATGGTGGAGGCTATGCTGGTCAAGCTGGTGCGATCCGTCACGGAATCGCTCGTGCTTTACTACAAGCAGACCCTGAATACCGTGGAACTCTAAAACGCGCTGGATTATTAACTCGTGACTCTCGTATGAAAGAGCGTAAAAAATACGGTCTTAAAGGTGCACGTCGCGCGCCACAATTCTCTAAGCGTTAA
- the rplM gene encoding 50S ribosomal protein L13: MRTTYMAKANQIDRKWFVVDAEGKTLGRLSSEVASILRGKHKPTFTPHVDTGDHVIILNASKIELTGKKLTDKIYYRHTNHPGGLKQRTALEMRTNYSEKMLELTIKGMLPKGSLGRQMFKKLHVYAGAEHPHQAQQPEVYELRG, translated from the coding sequence ATGCGTACAACGTATATGGCAAAAGCCAACCAAATCGATCGTAAATGGTTCGTTGTAGATGCTGAAGGTAAAACTCTTGGACGTCTATCCAGTGAAGTTGCTTCAATTCTACGCGGAAAACACAAACCAACATTCACACCACATGTTGACACTGGTGATCATGTAATCATTCTTAATGCTTCAAAAATTGAACTAACTGGGAAGAAGTTAACGGACAAGATCTACTACCGTCACACTAATCACCCTGGTGGTTTAAAACAACGTACAGCATTAGAAATGCGTACAAACTACTCAGAGAAAATGCTTGAGCTTACTATCAAAGGTATGCTTCCAAAAGGTTCTCTAGGTCGTCAAATGTTCAAGAAATTACATGTATATGCTGGAGCAGAGCATCCACATCAAGCACAACAACCTGAAGTTTACGAACTTCGTGGATAA
- the truA gene encoding tRNA pseudouridine(38-40) synthase TruA, whose protein sequence is MQRVKCTIAYDGTYFHGYQVQPRERTVQGLIESILSTIHKGASVRISGSGRTDAGVHANGQVFHFDTPLSIPEEKWPIVLNTRLPDEVTVKEAVFVSTDFHSRFSVEQKEYRYRVYTGESRSPFNRHFALHYPHTLSVPDMERAARHLIGEHDFTSFCSAKTEVEDKVRTIHRIEIQEHEEEIIFSFVGNGFLYNMVRILVGTLLEIGSGNIPVDEIPGILEARDRNRAGKTAPPHGLYLWKVDYGSDEF, encoded by the coding sequence ATGCAGAGAGTGAAGTGTACCATCGCCTATGATGGGACATATTTTCATGGTTATCAGGTACAACCAAGAGAGCGTACCGTCCAGGGACTTATAGAAAGCATCTTGTCCACTATCCATAAAGGCGCTTCTGTCCGGATCAGCGGGTCTGGCCGGACCGACGCAGGTGTCCATGCAAACGGTCAGGTCTTTCATTTTGACACACCATTATCCATTCCAGAAGAGAAATGGCCGATCGTACTGAATACAAGGTTACCGGATGAAGTGACCGTGAAAGAAGCCGTGTTTGTTTCAACAGACTTCCACTCACGGTTTTCCGTGGAGCAGAAAGAATACCGTTACCGGGTTTATACAGGAGAGTCAAGAAGTCCGTTCAACAGGCATTTTGCCCTTCACTATCCCCATACGCTTTCCGTTCCTGATATGGAGCGCGCTGCCCGGCACCTGATCGGGGAGCACGACTTCACAAGCTTTTGTTCAGCGAAAACGGAAGTCGAAGACAAAGTACGAACCATTCATCGTATTGAAATTCAGGAACACGAAGAAGAAATCATTTTTTCTTTTGTGGGCAACGGATTCCTATATAATATGGTGAGGATCCTGGTCGGTACTTTATTGGAGATAGGTTCTGGGAATATACCAGTGGATGAGATACCAGGAATACTGGAAGCACGAGATCGCAACCGTGCAGGAAAGACCGCACCGCCACATGGATTGTATTTGTGGAAAGTGGATTATGGTTCTGATGAGTTCTAG
- a CDS encoding energy-coupling factor transporter transmembrane component T family protein — protein MMEKMIFGRYVPAKSILHQMDPRAKLLFIFGFICVVFLANNAVTYALLGLFTFSALILSNLSIRFIIGGLKPILWLILFTFFLHVFFTKEGPVILDMGILSVHEEGLRQGIFISLRFFYLILVTSLLTLTTSPITITDGLETLLNPLKKVKFPVHELALMMSISLRFIPTLMEETDKIMKAQIARGAEFSSGPIKDRIKAIIPLLIPLFVSAFKRAEDLATAMEARGYQGGEGRTKYRLLSWQKKDTGALIVLALLTTVLIIFRG, from the coding sequence ATGATGGAAAAAATGATCTTCGGCCGTTATGTACCGGCCAAATCCATTCTTCACCAAATGGACCCCAGGGCAAAGCTTTTATTTATTTTCGGATTTATATGTGTCGTCTTTCTGGCCAATAATGCTGTAACATACGCACTGCTCGGTCTTTTTACGTTTAGCGCACTCATACTATCCAACCTATCCATCCGTTTTATCATCGGAGGATTGAAGCCTATTCTATGGTTGATTTTATTTACGTTTTTCTTACATGTGTTTTTTACAAAGGAAGGTCCCGTCATTTTGGACATGGGTATCTTGTCGGTGCATGAAGAAGGGCTGAGACAGGGGATCTTTATATCATTACGATTTTTTTATCTAATCCTTGTTACTTCATTATTAACGCTCACGACCTCACCCATTACGATTACGGACGGGCTTGAAACGCTTTTGAATCCATTGAAAAAAGTAAAATTCCCTGTACATGAATTGGCACTCATGATGTCGATTTCCCTGCGGTTCATTCCAACCCTGATGGAGGAAACCGATAAAATCATGAAGGCACAGATTGCCAGGGGGGCAGAGTTTTCATCAGGTCCCATCAAAGATCGGATCAAAGCGATCATCCCTTTATTGATTCCACTCTTCGTCAGTGCATTTAAACGCGCCGAAGACCTGGCCACGGCCATGGAAGCAAGAGGGTATCAAGGCGGGGAGGGCAGGACGAAATACCGCCTCTTATCCTGGCAGAAGAAGGATACGGGAGCGTTAATCGTTCTTGCCCTCCTCACAACGGTATTAATTATTTTCAGAGGATAA
- a CDS encoding energy-coupling factor ABC transporter ATP-binding protein: MQITFQQVEYRYSFNTPFEKLALQDINLSIPTGQFLAVIGHTGSGKSTLLQHLNGLLKPTEGLVQVGEHEIKAKEKAKNLKPVRQKVGIVFQFPEHQLFEETVLKDICYGPMNFGVPEDEAIQRAKELIVKVGLSEDVLQKSPFDLSGGQMRRVAIAGVLAMNPEIIVLDEPTAGLDPRGQREIMDMFYALHKEKGLTTILVTHSMEDAAHYAEEIVIMQKGRLKRKGTPEEIFSQTDELFEMGLDVPDVVRFQYRFEKETGKKLPKTCLTIDELASAIRAIQVGGEGL, from the coding sequence ATGCAGATCACATTTCAACAGGTAGAATACCGATATTCATTCAACACTCCATTCGAGAAACTTGCCCTTCAAGATATCAACCTTTCAATTCCAACCGGTCAGTTTCTCGCTGTGATCGGTCACACAGGTTCAGGCAAGTCTACACTGTTGCAGCATCTCAATGGATTATTAAAGCCTACAGAAGGGCTTGTGCAAGTAGGCGAGCACGAAATCAAGGCAAAGGAAAAGGCAAAGAATTTAAAGCCTGTCAGACAGAAGGTAGGGATCGTCTTTCAATTTCCTGAGCATCAGCTTTTTGAAGAAACCGTCCTTAAGGATATTTGCTACGGCCCCATGAATTTCGGGGTGCCGGAGGATGAAGCCATCCAAAGAGCCAAAGAGCTGATTGTTAAAGTAGGACTGTCAGAGGATGTATTACAGAAATCCCCGTTTGATTTATCTGGTGGACAAATGAGACGTGTTGCCATTGCAGGTGTACTGGCTATGAATCCCGAGATCATTGTCCTGGACGAGCCGACGGCAGGACTCGACCCAAGAGGACAGAGGGAGATCATGGACATGTTCTATGCCCTTCATAAGGAAAAAGGGCTGACCACCATTCTCGTCACTCATAGCATGGAAGACGCCGCTCACTATGCAGAAGAGATCGTCATCATGCAAAAGGGGCGTTTAAAACGAAAAGGAACCCCTGAAGAAATCTTCTCCCAGACGGACGAACTGTTTGAGATGGGACTGGACGTACCGGATGTGGTTCGTTTTCAATACCGGTTTGAAAAAGAGACCGGTAAGAAACTTCCGAAGACGTGTCTGACAATAGACGAATTAGCTTCAGCCATCCGTGCAATCCAGGTCGGAGGTGAAGGACTATGA
- a CDS encoding energy-coupling factor ABC transporter ATP-binding protein, which yields MKEIIKVDDVHFRYPDQSTYALKGISLTVNQGEWLAIVGHNGSGKSTLAKMLNGLHFPEKGLVTVDGITLEESSIWDIRSKLGMVFQNPDNQFVGATVEDDVAFGLENHGVPYESMVQRVNDALKSVHMEDFLDQEPHHLSGGQKQRVAIAGVVALQPSIIILDEATSMLDPKGRQEVLETVRKLKEEENLTVISITHDLEEATKADRMIVLNQGSVFKEGIPEEIFLLEDELIKLGLDSPFTIKLAGALKEAGIPLSKTYFTEEELVDELCRSHFNR from the coding sequence TTGAAGGAAATCATTAAAGTGGACGATGTGCACTTCAGATACCCTGATCAGAGTACGTATGCCCTAAAAGGCATCAGCCTGACGGTCAATCAAGGTGAGTGGCTCGCAATCGTCGGACATAACGGATCCGGTAAATCCACCCTTGCCAAGATGCTGAATGGGCTTCATTTCCCCGAGAAGGGACTAGTGACGGTTGACGGGATCACTCTTGAGGAAAGTTCTATCTGGGACATCCGTTCAAAGCTGGGTATGGTTTTTCAGAATCCCGATAATCAATTTGTTGGTGCTACAGTAGAGGATGATGTGGCTTTTGGGTTAGAAAACCATGGAGTACCTTATGAATCGATGGTACAGAGAGTCAATGATGCTTTAAAAAGTGTCCATATGGAAGATTTTCTTGATCAAGAGCCGCACCATTTATCAGGGGGCCAGAAGCAGCGTGTGGCGATTGCAGGAGTAGTAGCACTGCAGCCATCCATCATCATATTGGATGAAGCCACATCGATGCTTGACCCTAAGGGAAGACAGGAAGTTCTTGAAACAGTCAGGAAGTTGAAAGAAGAAGAGAACCTGACGGTGATCTCCATCACCCATGACCTGGAGGAAGCAACGAAGGCAGATCGTATGATTGTCTTGAATCAAGGCAGTGTCTTTAAGGAAGGGATACCGGAAGAAATATTCCTATTAGAGGATGAGCTCATAAAGCTTGGATTGGATTCTCCTTTCACCATCAAGCTTGCCGGTGCACTGAAGGAAGCAGGGATTCCCCTGTCTAAAACATACTTTACAGAAGAAGAGTTGGTGGATGAATTATGCAGATCACATTTCAACAGGTAG
- the rplQ gene encoding 50S ribosomal protein L17, with product MAYRKLGRTSAQRKAMLRDLATDLIINERIETTETRAKELRSVVEKMITLGKRGDIHARRQAGAFIRKEVANAENNQDALQKLFSDIAPRYTERQGGYTRIMKVGPRRGDGAPMAIIELV from the coding sequence ATGGCTTACAGAAAGTTAGGACGTACCAGTGCTCAACGTAAAGCAATGCTACGTGATTTAGCTACAGACCTAATCATTAACGAGCGCATCGAAACAACTGAAACTCGTGCGAAAGAGCTTCGTTCAGTTGTGGAAAAAATGATCACACTCGGTAAACGTGGTGACATTCACGCGCGTCGTCAAGCTGGTGCATTCATTCGTAAAGAAGTTGCAAACGCTGAAAACAACCAAGATGCTTTACAAAAGTTATTCTCTGACATCGCTCCACGTTACACAGAGCGTCAAGGCGGATATACTCGCATTATGAAGGTTGGTCCTCGCCGTGGTGACGGTGCTCCAATGGCAATCATCGAATTAGTTTAA